One Pirellulales bacterium DNA window includes the following coding sequences:
- a CDS encoding elongation factor Tu produces VELISPIAMDDGVRFAIREGGKTVGSGVVTKILE; encoded by the coding sequence GTCGAACTGATCTCGCCGATCGCCATGGACGATGGCGTTCGCTTCGCCATTCGCGAAGGCGGCAAGACGGTCGGTTCGGGCGTGGTCACCAAGATCTTGGAGTAA